Genomic window (Dyadobacter fanqingshengii):
AAAGTGACGCTCGCGGCACTGGATCTTTCGCTGATTGTATAGAAACCTTTTCCATCGGCATCCATACAAACCGCCTCGCCCTGCGGCTCAAGCGCAACCAATAATTGCTTTGTGGAAGGCTGGGTCAAGGTTTGCCCGATAGATTCTCCCGTTTTCACTTTCCAGTAATATACTGCAAGATAAGTTCTGATGAGAATTTCGCTGCCATCTTTGGAAATATTTCCACCCGTAACCAATCCTACGCCAGGAACGGTTCCCATTTTTTCCGCGACTATGGTTTCGGTTGTGGATTGGGGGAATGCAAGCCGGTAAATGCCTGTATTTTGGCCTTCCTTTGAAATAATAAACAAATCTTTCGAGGCCGGATCGAGCATTAACGATTCCGCATCCCTCGGACCATCGGGATAACTGAATGTGATCTTTTCCAACTTCGAGCCATCAAAACCCGCATTGGCATTGGCCACCTCGGGGATCCGGAAAATTACGCCTACCTGACTTTTCGGCTCATTATTATTGCCAATGTCGCCGATATATAAATAATTCACTCCAGCATTTGGCCCGGGACCAGCTGCAACATCTTCCCAATCGCGGTTAGCCGAGCCTGGAATGTTCATTTCCTTAATATTCTTCCCATCTGCACTCAGCAAATACAATGAATTAGGCTGGCCGGAATCCTGGTTGACCCAAAAATTACCGGGCATATTGTAACTCGCAACAATTCCGGAAGCTTCATCAACAATGCCTGGTGTTATAGCGACTTTTTGAGGGGTTGTTTCGAAATCGGCGGTTGGCGTTTCGTCTGGTTTCGGGGGAGGATCGCATGCACAGGTAACACAAAAAATAATGGACGACAGAACCACTCCTATTTGTCCGCTCAGCCTTTTATATAATTTCATAGAAAACACTTCATGTTAGATTTGCTAAAAATACGTACTTTTGCGCCATTTATTATCAGGCAGTTTTACTATATCAGTATTAAAAAAGTTATATGTTACGTACCCATACCTGTGGAGAGTTAAGCTTAGAACATGTAAATCAAGAGGTTGTATTGTGTGGATGGGTTCAGCGTGTCCGCGATAAGGGCGGCATGATCTGGCTTGATTTGCGTGACCGCTATGGAATAACTCAGCTTCTGTTTGAAGAAGGAAAAACACAGGCTAATGTGCTTGAAATTGCACGTTCATTAGGTCGCGAGTTTGTTATTTCAGCAAAAGGTCAGGTGATCGAAAGGCTTTCGAAAAATGATAAAATCGCCACGGGTGATATCGAGATCCGCATTTCTGAACTAAATATATTGAATCCTGCAAAATTGCCTCCCTTCCTGATCGAGGACGAAACGGACGGTGGCGACGATATCCGGATGAAATACAGATATCTGGATTTGAGAAGAAATAATGTTCGTAAAAATTTACAATTAAGACATCAGGTTGCGCGTCACACACGTGCCTACCTGGATGAGCTTGACTTTATTGAGGTTGAAACACCCGTATTAATAAAATCCACACCGGAAGGCGCACGGGACTTTGTGGTTCCAAGTCGCATGAACCCGGGTGAATTTTATGCTTTGCCGCAATCACCGCAAACATTTAAACAATTGCTGATGGTAGCAGGCTTTGACCGTTATTATCAGATTGTGAAATGTTTCCGTGATGAAGATCTACGTGCGGACCGCCAGCCGGAATTTACACAGATCGACTGTGAAATGTCCTTTGTGACGCAGGAAGACGTTTTAAATACATTTGAAGGGCTTATCCGTAACTTATTCAGCAAAGTAAAAGGACTGGATCTGCCGGAAGTTCCCCGCATGACTTATGCAGATGCCATGCGCCTGTATGGCTCAGACAAGCCGGATATCAGGTTTGATATGCAATTTGTTGAATTGAAAGGAGCTGCGCAAGACCTTACTTCGGGCAAAGGTTTCAGTGTTTTTGATGATGCCGAACTGGTTGTAGGCATTTGTGCACCGGATAGCGCCGTATATACCCGCAAACAACTGGATGAATTAACGGAGTGGCTGAAACGTCCGCAAATAGGAGCAAAAGGGCTCATTTATGTGCGATATAATACCGATGGTTCACTGAAATCGTCCGTTGACAAATTCTACGCCGAAGAAGACATTAAGAAATGGGCTGAGGCGTTTAATGCTAAACCGGGAGATTTGATCCTGATCATTTCGGGAGCCGCAGACAAAGCGCGCAAGCAATTGAATGAACTCCGCCTGGAAATGGGAACGAGGTTAGGGCTGAGAAGTTCGGACGAGTACAGCGCATTATGGGTGCTGGATTTCCCACTTTTGGAATATGGAGAAGCTGAAAATCGCTGGTTTGCCATGCACCATCCTTTTACCAGTCCGAAGCCGGAAGATATTCCTTTGCTGGACAAAAATTTAGGAGCGGTTCGGGCCAATGCATACGATATGGTGATCAACGGCGTTGAAGTGGGCGGAGGTTCAGTCAGGATTTTCGAAAAAGAGCTGCAAAAGCAAATGTTCGGAATACTTGGATTTACCGAAGAAGAGGCTCAGGAGCAATTTGGATTCCTAATGAATGCATTCGAATTTGGCGCTCCTCCTCATGCAGGAATCGCGTTTGGATTTGACCGTCTTTGTTCGATTTTCGGCGGAGCAGATTCGATCAGGGACTTTATCGCGTTTCCTAAAAATAACTCAGGGCGTGATGTTATGATTGATTCTCCGTCTGTTATATCGGATGCACAATTAAAGGAACTGGCGATCAAAGTAGAATAGTTTAAATACTTATTGGATTAATATATTTATCGCGGGGAATTTAATTATTGTAAGATTTCGTAGTTTTGCTGCTTGCTTATTCGAGCACCCCGGATCAATTTAAAATGCGTTTCGACGCCATTTAATATAATTAACACTGCATGCATTATTTATCTAAAAAATTAAGCGCCATTCGGATAGCTTTTTTTATCCTACTGGTAAGTACAGCTACCCGAGCCCAAGATCCAGCGCCACAAACTCCGACCACCGTACCGAGTCAACCGAATCCAACACAAACCACTCAGCCACCTGTTTCTAATTCACAGGCTATTGAATTTTACAATCAGGCCAAGCAGTCAGGGATGTCTGATATGGACATTGAAAAAGCGGCTTTGCAGAGAGGTTACACGCTGGATGATATTTCTGCCATGCGCAAACGCCTGGAACAAACATCAAAAGACAACACGAAAAACGACCCCAATCGTGACCAGCTGGACGAAACCAGGGAGCAGGATGATCTGGATGAGTTAGAAGACGAAACAAATAACGAAAGGGATACAACAGCAGCAGGAAGAGCAAGATACAGAAGACTGAACCGGACATTTGGTTCGTCTTTCTTCCGCAGAACTTCCACCACTTTCGAGCCCAACCTCAGAATACCAACGCCGAGAAACTACATACTCGGGCCGGATGACGAACTTGTTGTTGACATTTACGGAAACTCGGTAGACAACTTCCGCATGAAGATCAGTCCCGAAGGAACGGTTAAAATGCTCAATCTAGCGCCGGTTTACGTCAACGGACTTACCATTGAGCAAGCCAGCGAACGAATTGTTAACAGGTTAAGACAAGCATATTCGAGCCTTAACCGCCCCGGCTCAGGAACATACTCTACGATCACCCTTGGCAATGTACGCAGTATCCGTGTCATGATCACCGGCGAGGTTGTCAGGCCTGGCACTTACACAGTTTCCTCATTAACGACTGCTTTTAACGCACTTTATGTTTCGGGAGGTCCGGGACGTAACGGTTCTTATCGTAACAT
Coding sequences:
- a CDS encoding PE-PGRS family protein, with translation MKLYKRLSGQIGVVLSSIIFCVTCACDPPPKPDETPTADFETTPQKVAITPGIVDEASGIVASYNMPGNFWVNQDSGQPNSLYLLSADGKNIKEMNIPGSANRDWEDVAAGPGPNAGVNYLYIGDIGNNNEPKSQVGVIFRIPEVANANAGFDGSKLEKITFSYPDGPRDAESLMLDPASKDLFIISKEGQNTGIYRLAFPQSTTETIVAEKMGTVPGVGLVTGGNISKDGSEILIRTYLAVYYWKVKTGESIGQTLTQPSTKQLLVALEPQGEAVCMDADGKGFYTISERSSAASVTLNFYKRK
- the aspS gene encoding aspartate--tRNA ligase gives rise to the protein MLRTHTCGELSLEHVNQEVVLCGWVQRVRDKGGMIWLDLRDRYGITQLLFEEGKTQANVLEIARSLGREFVISAKGQVIERLSKNDKIATGDIEIRISELNILNPAKLPPFLIEDETDGGDDIRMKYRYLDLRRNNVRKNLQLRHQVARHTRAYLDELDFIEVETPVLIKSTPEGARDFVVPSRMNPGEFYALPQSPQTFKQLLMVAGFDRYYQIVKCFRDEDLRADRQPEFTQIDCEMSFVTQEDVLNTFEGLIRNLFSKVKGLDLPEVPRMTYADAMRLYGSDKPDIRFDMQFVELKGAAQDLTSGKGFSVFDDAELVVGICAPDSAVYTRKQLDELTEWLKRPQIGAKGLIYVRYNTDGSLKSSVDKFYAEEDIKKWAEAFNAKPGDLILIISGAADKARKQLNELRLEMGTRLGLRSSDEYSALWVLDFPLLEYGEAENRWFAMHHPFTSPKPEDIPLLDKNLGAVRANAYDMVINGVEVGGGSVRIFEKELQKQMFGILGFTEEEAQEQFGFLMNAFEFGAPPHAGIAFGFDRLCSIFGGADSIRDFIAFPKNNSGRDVMIDSPSVISDAQLKELAIKVE